From a single Spongiibacter taiwanensis genomic region:
- a CDS encoding DMT family transporter, translating to MTTASSQAPHNHLKADALLLLASLTAAAGWIFSREALSGFAPLSFMALRFSLAGLILAFWGRRQLARLSSKDWRNAAVVGGLFGIAMVFWVIGLKTTEHVGVGAFLTCLGLVSVPLLTLLFGERASPSVYLAIPVAVAGLACLSLDSHFSLGMAELCFLMAALFLALMFILNSHAAARIPALPLTAIQLLITGAITGIGALGFEQWSFTQPADIWGWFAASLVFATCVRFWVQTHAQGMAPPSHSAIIMTLEPVWTALLAALWLGERMSTLQITGCGLIFLAMLVNRGPALRLWLRTLF from the coding sequence GTGACAACCGCATCTTCACAAGCCCCCCACAATCACCTCAAAGCCGACGCGCTGTTGCTGCTCGCCAGCCTGACTGCGGCAGCAGGTTGGATATTCTCCAGAGAAGCCCTGAGTGGTTTTGCGCCTCTGTCCTTTATGGCACTGCGCTTTTCCCTGGCCGGCCTCATTCTGGCGTTCTGGGGTCGCCGGCAGCTGGCGAGGCTGTCCAGCAAAGACTGGCGCAATGCCGCCGTGGTGGGCGGTCTGTTTGGCATTGCCATGGTGTTCTGGGTTATCGGTTTGAAAACCACTGAGCACGTCGGGGTCGGGGCCTTCCTGACCTGCCTCGGCCTGGTGTCGGTCCCGCTGCTGACGCTGCTGTTTGGCGAGCGGGCCTCGCCCTCGGTGTATCTGGCGATTCCGGTGGCCGTCGCAGGCCTGGCCTGCCTGTCCCTCGACAGCCATTTCAGCCTTGGCATGGCCGAACTGTGCTTTCTGATGGCGGCACTGTTTCTGGCATTGATGTTTATTTTGAACAGCCACGCCGCGGCGCGGATTCCAGCGCTCCCCCTCACCGCCATACAGCTGCTGATTACCGGCGCCATTACCGGTATCGGCGCACTGGGTTTTGAGCAGTGGAGTTTTACGCAGCCAGCCGATATCTGGGGCTGGTTTGCCGCCAGCCTGGTGTTTGCTACCTGTGTGCGTTTCTGGGTTCAAACCCATGCCCAGGGCATGGCACCCCCCAGTCACAGCGCCATTATCATGACGCTGGAACCGGTGTGGACCGCCTTACTGGCAGCGTTATGGCTGGGCGAGCGGATGAGCACCCTGCAGATCACCGGCTGCGGGCTGATCTTCCTCGCCATGCTGGTCAATCGCGGCCCGGCCCTGCGCCTGTGGCTGCGGACATTATTTTAA
- the gmk gene encoding guanylate kinase — MSQHGTLYTISAPSGAGKTSLVAKLLSSVDHLGVSISHTTRTMRPGEQDGVNYHFVSHQQFSEMLDAAAFLEHAKVFDNYYGTSQAWVEAQLAKGEDVILEIDWQGAQQVRKLMPQTVSIFILPPSREALLERLTGRGQDDSSVIERRMQAAVEEMSHYSEGDYIVINDDFEVALADLCAIVRSHRLQLAPQQARHQALLTALLS; from the coding sequence ATGAGTCAACACGGCACCCTTTATACTATTTCCGCCCCCTCCGGCGCCGGTAAAACCAGCCTGGTGGCCAAGCTGCTCAGCAGCGTCGACCATCTCGGCGTCTCTATCTCCCACACCACCCGCACCATGCGACCCGGTGAGCAAGACGGTGTGAACTACCACTTTGTATCCCACCAGCAGTTCAGCGAGATGCTCGACGCGGCCGCGTTTTTAGAGCACGCCAAGGTATTCGACAACTACTACGGCACCTCCCAGGCCTGGGTTGAAGCCCAACTCGCTAAAGGCGAAGACGTCATTCTGGAAATCGACTGGCAGGGCGCCCAGCAGGTTCGCAAACTGATGCCGCAGACGGTATCGATCTTTATTCTGCCCCCCTCTCGCGAGGCGCTGCTCGAGCGGCTGACGGGTCGCGGCCAGGATGACAGCAGTGTTATCGAGCGGCGCATGCAGGCCGCCGTTGAGGAAATGTCCCACTACAGTGAGGGCGATTACATCGTGATCAATGATGACTTCGAAGTGGCCTTGGCTGACCTCTGCGCCATTGTCCGCAGTCACCGCCTGCAATTAGCCCCCCAGCAAGCACGACATCAGGCATTACTCACAGCGCTACTGTCATAA
- the rpoZ gene encoding DNA-directed RNA polymerase subunit omega, whose product MARITVEDCLSAVDNRFELVMVASKRARALATGGKEPRVQEESDKPTVLALREIADGKITREEIMAADQQQEEPELDLEAELGNAAL is encoded by the coding sequence ATGGCCCGTATTACCGTTGAAGACTGTCTGTCGGCAGTGGATAACCGCTTTGAACTCGTGATGGTTGCCAGCAAGCGCGCCCGCGCCCTTGCCACTGGCGGCAAAGAACCCCGCGTTCAGGAAGAAAGTGACAAGCCCACCGTACTGGCCCTGCGCGAAATTGCCGACGGCAAAATCACCCGCGAAGAAATCATGGCCGCTGACCAGCAGCAGGAAGAGCCCGAGCTGGACCTGGAAGCTGAGTTGGGCAACGCGGCGCTATAA
- the spoT gene encoding bifunctional GTP diphosphokinase/guanosine-3',5'-bis pyrophosphate 3'-pyrophosphohydrolase has product MHQYSIFNPARSRPAPAQTVDALAHTLSEYLPAEQVQQIKRAYYYAEQAHEGQSRRSGEPYVTHPLAVASILAEMHMDAQSLMAALLHDVIEDTAVTKQALSNQFGETVAELVDGVSKLTRIEFQSKAEQQAENFQKMALAMAKDIRVILVKLADRLHNMRTLGVLRADKRRRIARETLEIYAPIAQRLGMHKVRVEFEDLGFQAMHPMRARRIRKAIEARYGDRKRVMESIRETIENCLTEEGHSAQVLGREKHLFSIYSKMRNKRKSLREIMDLYAFRIVVDSVDSCYRVLGCVHGLYKPVPGQFKDYIAIPKANGYQSLHTVLFGMQGVPIEIQIRTHEMEEMANNGIAAHWLYKANETEPKRNSSHARARQWVQGLLEMQQRAGDSLEFIENVKIDLFPDEVYVFTPRGDIMELPAGATAVDFAYAVHSDIGNSCVACRINRRLAPLSEPLQSGQTVEVVTTPGAQPNPAWLHFVVTAKARSGIRHFLKHQRRNEAVNLGKRMLDRALASLSENLAEFDDEQLLKLVHSTHARNIDSIFEQIGMGNRVAYLTAKQLVNLRDEIRDTGREDVPPALMREAMVIHGTEGFLVNFARCCYPIPGDHIVGIVSSEKGVVVHCENCHNSIALSSQPERVVPLTWSDSIERDFSVELKVELSKQRGIIAVLATRVNGADGSIEKISVEDENPKISTIHLIIGVHSRIHLANIMRRIRNIPAVIKVEREKH; this is encoded by the coding sequence ATGCATCAATACAGTATTTTCAATCCTGCCAGAAGCAGACCCGCGCCAGCGCAGACCGTTGACGCCCTAGCCCATACCCTTTCCGAGTACCTGCCTGCCGAGCAGGTCCAACAGATCAAACGCGCCTATTACTACGCCGAACAGGCCCACGAGGGTCAGAGTCGGCGCAGTGGCGAGCCCTACGTCACCCACCCCCTGGCGGTAGCCAGCATCCTTGCCGAAATGCACATGGATGCCCAGAGCCTGATGGCCGCACTGCTCCACGACGTCATCGAAGACACCGCCGTGACCAAGCAGGCCCTGAGCAATCAGTTTGGCGAAACCGTGGCCGAGCTGGTGGATGGCGTATCCAAACTGACCCGGATCGAGTTCCAGTCCAAGGCCGAGCAGCAGGCGGAAAACTTCCAGAAAATGGCCCTGGCCATGGCCAAGGATATCCGCGTGATTTTGGTCAAGCTGGCCGACCGGCTGCACAACATGCGCACCCTCGGCGTGCTCCGCGCCGACAAGCGCCGCCGCATCGCCCGGGAAACCCTCGAGATTTACGCCCCCATTGCCCAGCGCCTGGGCATGCACAAAGTGCGGGTAGAGTTTGAAGACCTGGGCTTTCAGGCGATGCACCCGATGCGTGCCCGGCGCATCCGCAAAGCCATCGAAGCCCGTTACGGCGACCGCAAGCGGGTGATGGAGTCGATCCGCGAGACCATCGAAAACTGCCTGACCGAAGAGGGCCACAGTGCCCAGGTATTAGGACGGGAAAAGCACCTGTTCAGCATCTACAGCAAGATGCGCAACAAGCGTAAGTCCCTGCGCGAAATCATGGACCTCTATGCCTTCCGTATTGTGGTCGACTCCGTAGACAGCTGTTACCGGGTTTTGGGTTGCGTCCACGGCCTGTACAAACCGGTGCCGGGCCAATTCAAAGACTACATCGCCATCCCCAAGGCCAACGGTTATCAATCGCTGCACACCGTTCTATTCGGTATGCAGGGGGTGCCCATCGAAATCCAGATTCGTACCCACGAAATGGAAGAGATGGCCAATAACGGCATCGCCGCCCACTGGCTATACAAGGCCAACGAAACCGAACCCAAACGCAACTCCAGCCACGCCCGGGCCCGGCAGTGGGTACAGGGCCTGCTGGAAATGCAGCAACGCGCTGGCGACTCCCTCGAATTTATCGAGAACGTCAAAATCGATCTGTTCCCGGACGAGGTCTACGTGTTCACCCCCCGGGGCGACATTATGGAATTGCCCGCCGGAGCCACCGCCGTCGACTTTGCCTACGCCGTGCACAGCGACATCGGCAACAGCTGTGTGGCCTGCCGCATTAACCGCCGCCTGGCACCGTTGTCTGAACCCCTGCAAAGCGGCCAGACTGTTGAAGTGGTCACCACCCCCGGCGCCCAGCCCAACCCGGCCTGGCTGCACTTTGTGGTCACCGCCAAGGCCCGCTCCGGCATTCGCCACTTCCTCAAGCACCAGCGCCGCAACGAGGCAGTAAACCTTGGCAAGCGTATGCTCGACCGCGCATTGGCGAGCCTGTCAGAAAACCTGGCCGAGTTCGACGACGAGCAATTGCTGAAACTGGTGCACTCCACCCATGCCCGCAACATCGACAGTATTTTTGAGCAGATCGGCATGGGCAACCGGGTGGCCTACCTCACCGCCAAGCAACTGGTAAACCTGCGCGATGAAATCCGCGACACTGGCCGCGAAGATGTACCCCCGGCCCTGATGCGCGAAGCCATGGTCATTCACGGCACCGAGGGCTTCCTGGTTAACTTCGCCCGCTGCTGTTACCCCATTCCCGGCGACCACATTGTCGGCATCGTCAGCTCAGAAAAAGGCGTGGTGGTGCACTGCGAAAACTGCCACAACAGCATTGCCCTGAGTAGCCAGCCCGAGCGAGTGGTACCCCTCACCTGGTCCGACAGCATCGAGCGGGACTTCTCGGTCGAACTCAAAGTTGAGCTGAGCAAACAGCGCGGCATTATTGCTGTGTTAGCCACCCGGGTAAACGGCGCCGACGGCAGCATCGAAAAGATCAGCGTTGAAGACGAAAACCCCAAAATCAGCACCATCCACCTGATTATCGGCGTGCATTCCCGCATCCATCTCGCCAACATTATGCGCCGGATTCGCAATATTCCGGCGGTGATTAAGGTAGAGCGGGAGAAGCATTAG
- a CDS encoding RidA family protein: MSNKEIISTDKAPAAIGPYSQAVKVGNTVYLSGQIPLIPETMEMIEGGVVEQAKQVFANLSAVAAAAGGSLDDAVKVNISLTDLGDFAQVNEVMAGVFKQPFPARACVQVAALPRGAMIEVEVILSL, from the coding sequence GTGAGCAACAAAGAAATCATCAGCACTGACAAAGCCCCCGCCGCCATTGGCCCCTACTCCCAGGCAGTGAAAGTGGGCAACACGGTTTACCTGTCAGGGCAAATTCCGCTGATTCCCGAAACCATGGAAATGATTGAAGGCGGTGTGGTTGAGCAGGCCAAACAGGTCTTTGCCAACCTGTCTGCGGTGGCGGCCGCAGCGGGCGGCAGCCTGGATGACGCGGTGAAGGTGAATATTTCGCTGACCGATCTGGGCGACTTTGCCCAGGTGAATGAAGTGATGGCCGGCGTATTCAAGCAGCCCTTCCCGGCCCGCGCCTGCGTACAAGTTGCCGCACTGCCCCGGGGCGCCATGATCGAAGTGGAAGTGATTCTCAGCCTGTAA
- a CDS encoding SDR family oxidoreductase — protein sequence MATKSLLIVGCGDIGAGLAGHFLGEGWRVMGLRRHAENLPAGVEPLQADISSAESVVKLGKLRADYVVMTLTPQNYRPEGYEAIFEQGLDHILNALEPPKLLLFVSSTGVYDQHDHSWINEDSPTLPNRFSGKSLLAAEQRIAQTGWPSSIIRFGGIYGPGRLQMINKVLEGECAPPEPLHYTNRIHRDDCVGFIVHLLALANAGHRLESCYLGVDDEPASIQDVQRWLAELLRVTYRADGEVVKRTGSKRCSNRRLRDSGYELKYPTYREGFLSVISDRREH from the coding sequence ATGGCAACAAAAAGTCTGTTGATTGTAGGGTGTGGTGACATTGGCGCGGGCCTGGCCGGACATTTTCTGGGTGAAGGTTGGCGGGTGATGGGGCTACGCCGCCATGCTGAAAACCTGCCGGCGGGTGTTGAGCCGCTGCAGGCGGACATCAGTAGCGCGGAGTCGGTGGTGAAGCTCGGCAAGCTGCGGGCAGATTACGTGGTGATGACCCTCACCCCCCAGAATTACCGGCCCGAAGGCTATGAAGCCATCTTCGAACAGGGCCTGGACCACATTCTCAATGCCCTTGAGCCCCCCAAGTTGCTGCTGTTTGTAAGCAGTACCGGGGTTTACGATCAGCACGACCACTCCTGGATTAATGAAGATAGCCCGACGCTGCCCAATCGCTTTTCCGGCAAAAGCCTGCTGGCAGCAGAGCAGCGCATTGCGCAGACGGGCTGGCCGAGCAGCATTATTCGTTTTGGTGGTATTTACGGTCCGGGCCGGTTGCAGATGATCAACAAGGTGCTGGAGGGCGAGTGCGCGCCGCCGGAGCCGCTGCACTACACCAACCGAATTCACCGGGATGACTGCGTCGGCTTTATTGTGCATTTGCTGGCGCTGGCCAATGCCGGCCATCGCCTTGAGTCGTGTTATCTGGGGGTCGATGATGAGCCCGCCAGCATTCAGGATGTGCAACGCTGGCTGGCGGAGTTATTGCGGGTAACCTATCGGGCTGATGGTGAGGTGGTAAAACGCACTGGCAGCAAGCGCTGCAGTAACCGCCGTCTGCGCGACAGCGGTTATGAACTAAAGTATCCGACTTATCGAGAGGGCTTTCTCAGCGTCATTAGCGATCGGCGGGAACACTGA
- a CDS encoding NAD(P)H-quinone oxidoreductase: MATNSKSRRIVQVDEADQSLRLVEEAMPVPKADEVLVRVIGAGINRPDVMQRRGRYPAPPGASPILGLEVSGQIIALGKDVKRWKKGDLVCGLCNGGGYADHAIVPAKQCLPIPNGVTALEAAALPEVLFTVWHNVFQRGKLEAGENFLVHGGSSGIGSAAIPLAKAMGARVYATAGSPAKCAACEDLGALKAVNYNEEDFVSALKEATNGRGIDVILDMVGGDYIQKNLELATLDGRIVNIAYQQGFKSQINFIPVLMKRLTLTASTLRAQNASQKANIAKELEEEVWPLIERGDVRPLIDSVFPFDQVGRAHNRMEGGEHIGKILLHVGD, translated from the coding sequence ATGGCAACAAATTCCAAGAGCCGCCGCATTGTGCAGGTTGATGAGGCTGACCAAAGCCTGCGCCTTGTCGAAGAGGCCATGCCCGTCCCCAAGGCCGACGAGGTGTTGGTGCGCGTCATCGGCGCCGGCATTAACCGCCCCGACGTAATGCAGCGCCGGGGCCGCTACCCCGCGCCCCCCGGCGCCAGCCCGATTTTGGGCCTGGAGGTGTCGGGCCAGATCATCGCCCTGGGCAAAGACGTCAAACGCTGGAAGAAGGGCGACCTGGTTTGCGGCCTGTGCAATGGCGGCGGCTATGCCGACCACGCCATTGTGCCCGCCAAACAGTGTCTGCCCATTCCCAATGGCGTCACCGCCCTAGAGGCCGCCGCCCTGCCCGAGGTTTTGTTCACCGTATGGCACAACGTGTTTCAGCGCGGCAAGCTTGAGGCCGGAGAAAATTTTCTGGTTCACGGCGGTAGCAGCGGCATTGGCAGCGCCGCCATTCCCCTGGCCAAAGCCATGGGTGCCCGGGTGTATGCCACGGCAGGCAGCCCGGCAAAATGCGCCGCCTGCGAAGACCTCGGCGCACTCAAGGCAGTCAATTACAACGAGGAGGATTTTGTCAGTGCTCTGAAAGAGGCCACCAACGGCCGGGGCATCGACGTGATTCTGGACATGGTCGGCGGCGACTACATTCAAAAGAACCTGGAGTTGGCCACCCTCGACGGCCGCATCGTCAACATCGCCTATCAGCAGGGCTTCAAATCTCAGATCAATTTTATTCCGGTACTGATGAAGCGCCTGACCCTCACCGCCTCCACCCTGCGCGCCCAAAACGCCAGCCAAAAGGCCAACATCGCCAAGGAGCTGGAAGAGGAAGTCTGGCCGTTGATTGAGCGCGGTGATGTGCGCCCCCTGATCGACAGCGTGTTCCCCTTCGACCAGGTGGGCCGAGCCCACAACCGCATGGAAGGCGGCGAGCACATTGGCAAAATTCTGCTGCATGTGGGTGATTAA
- a CDS encoding hydrogen peroxide-inducible genes activator, whose amino-acid sequence MTLTELRYILALRDTGHFGKAAEKCFVSQPTLSVAIKKLEDELGVCLFERNRGQVKATPIGEQILRQAQVVLSQADRIRELADEGRDPLGSPISLGAIHTVGPYLYPRCVTAIRKDAPNMPLYIEEDFTGALRERLRNGSLDAIIVALPFNEPEVVTQPLYDEPFVVLLPCDHPLAKKKTLKASDLDNENVLLLGEGHCFRDQVMEACPNLRKHATRDERLLQSVVEGSSLETLKHMVVSKLGITILPMSSAQVAPYGKGVLCTRPFDKPPTRTVALAWRASFPRHQAIDVISQAIKDAAPKMTSASAA is encoded by the coding sequence ATGACGCTGACAGAACTGCGCTACATTCTCGCCCTGCGCGATACCGGCCACTTTGGCAAAGCGGCCGAAAAGTGCTTTGTCAGCCAGCCCACCTTGAGCGTGGCCATCAAAAAGCTGGAAGACGAATTGGGAGTGTGCCTGTTTGAGCGCAACCGGGGCCAGGTCAAAGCCACCCCGATTGGTGAGCAGATTTTACGCCAGGCCCAAGTGGTGCTGAGCCAGGCCGACCGCATTCGGGAATTGGCCGACGAGGGCCGCGACCCCCTGGGCTCCCCCATTTCGCTGGGGGCGATCCACACCGTTGGCCCCTACCTCTACCCTCGCTGCGTCACCGCCATCCGCAAAGACGCGCCTAATATGCCGCTCTATATTGAAGAGGACTTTACCGGCGCCCTGCGCGAACGGCTGCGCAATGGCAGCCTCGACGCCATCATAGTTGCCCTCCCCTTCAACGAACCGGAAGTGGTCACCCAACCCCTGTACGACGAACCTTTTGTGGTCCTGCTGCCCTGCGACCACCCCCTGGCCAAGAAGAAAACCCTCAAGGCCAGCGACCTCGATAACGAGAATGTGCTGCTGCTCGGCGAGGGCCACTGCTTTCGGGATCAGGTCATGGAGGCTTGCCCCAATCTGCGCAAGCACGCCACCCGAGACGAGCGCCTGCTGCAATCCGTGGTGGAGGGCAGCTCACTGGAAACCCTCAAACACATGGTGGTCTCCAAGCTCGGCATTACTATTCTGCCCATGTCTTCGGCCCAGGTAGCCCCCTATGGCAAAGGCGTGCTCTGCACCCGGCCCTTCGACAAGCCCCCTACCCGCACTGTGGCCCTGGCCTGGCGGGCGAGCTTTCCCCGGCATCAGGCCATTGATGTGATCAGCCAGGCCATCAAAGACGCCGCCCCCAAGATGACCTCTGCCAGCGCGGCCTGA
- the recG gene encoding ATP-dependent DNA helicase RecG, with product MTQALHQLDISLLKGVGPKMRAKLHDYGIRSIQDVLFHLPLRYQDRTRITPIGALQLGQDVVIEGKVVAADIAFGRRRSLVCRLQDGTGTTTLRFFHFSAAQKQQLVAGTRLRCFGEPRRGAAGLEFYHPEYKLLAGDDPVAVEERLTPIYPSTEGLQQTSWRKLADQALGYLEQHPVAEWLPPQVLPGRWTLAEALRYLHHPPTDASLYQLQEGQHPSQQRLAFEELLAHNLALQQLRNETRRFGAPALDGPNDLNQQFLAQLPFPLTGAQQRVSEEIAADLASQTPMLRLVQGDVGSGKTVVAALAALRGISSGFQVAIMAPTEILAEQHYHSFCGWLEPLGLSVAWLSGKLKGKARNAQSELIASGEAHIAVGTHALFQNDVEFARLGLVIIDEQHRFGVHQRLSLKQKASIEVGQPHQLIMTATPIPRTLAMTAYADLDTSIIDELPPGRTPVTTVVLDNARRDQIAERLNAVCAKGQQAYWVCTLIEESDKLQAQAAEASWAQLKETLPNLNIGLVHGRMKPKEKAEVMAAFKAAELDLLVATTVIEVGVDVPNASLMIIENAERLGLAQLHQLRGRVGRGSQQSFCVLLYQAPLSRNGRQRLSALRDSNDGFVIAEQDLQLRGPGEVLGTRQTGLMSFRIADLQRDEDLLDGVKDAAEWLLKQRPEHAKPLIERWLSDRTLYASV from the coding sequence ATGACCCAGGCGCTCCACCAGCTCGATATCAGCCTGCTCAAAGGCGTTGGCCCCAAAATGCGAGCCAAGCTCCACGACTACGGCATTCGCAGTATTCAGGACGTGTTGTTTCACCTGCCGCTGCGCTATCAGGACCGCACCCGCATTACCCCCATCGGCGCGCTGCAGCTCGGCCAGGATGTGGTCATCGAAGGCAAGGTGGTGGCCGCCGATATTGCCTTTGGTCGCCGCCGCAGTCTGGTGTGCCGCCTGCAAGACGGCACCGGCACCACCACTCTGCGTTTCTTTCATTTTAGTGCCGCGCAAAAGCAGCAACTGGTTGCCGGCACCCGGCTGCGCTGCTTTGGCGAACCCCGCCGGGGTGCCGCCGGATTAGAGTTTTACCATCCGGAATACAAGCTGCTGGCCGGTGATGACCCGGTCGCCGTGGAGGAGCGGCTTACCCCGATTTATCCCTCCACCGAAGGCCTGCAACAAACCAGTTGGCGCAAGCTGGCCGACCAGGCCCTGGGCTACCTGGAGCAGCACCCGGTGGCTGAATGGTTGCCGCCCCAGGTCTTGCCCGGCCGTTGGACCCTGGCCGAAGCCCTACGCTACCTGCATCACCCGCCCACCGATGCCTCACTGTATCAATTGCAGGAGGGCCAGCACCCCAGCCAGCAGCGTCTGGCCTTTGAAGAACTGCTGGCCCACAACCTGGCCCTGCAACAACTGCGCAATGAGACCCGCCGTTTTGGCGCGCCGGCACTGGATGGCCCAAACGACCTGAACCAGCAGTTCCTCGCCCAGCTGCCCTTTCCCCTTACCGGCGCCCAGCAGCGAGTTAGCGAGGAAATTGCGGCTGACCTGGCCAGTCAGACCCCCATGCTCAGATTGGTACAGGGCGATGTGGGCAGCGGCAAAACTGTGGTCGCCGCCCTGGCCGCCCTGCGCGGCATCAGCAGCGGCTTTCAGGTGGCGATTATGGCGCCCACTGAAATTCTGGCCGAGCAGCACTACCACAGTTTTTGCGGCTGGCTGGAGCCACTGGGCCTGAGCGTAGCCTGGCTGAGCGGCAAACTAAAGGGCAAAGCCCGCAACGCCCAAAGCGAGTTGATCGCCAGCGGCGAGGCCCATATTGCCGTGGGCACCCACGCCCTGTTTCAAAACGATGTGGAATTTGCCCGGCTCGGCCTGGTAATTATCGACGAGCAACACCGCTTTGGTGTGCATCAAAGGTTGTCACTCAAACAGAAAGCCAGCATTGAGGTCGGCCAACCCCACCAGCTGATCATGACCGCCACCCCCATTCCCCGCACCCTGGCCATGACCGCCTACGCCGATCTCGATACCTCGATTATCGACGAACTGCCCCCCGGTCGAACCCCGGTCACCACCGTGGTGCTGGACAACGCCCGCCGGGATCAGATTGCCGAACGCCTCAATGCGGTTTGCGCCAAAGGCCAGCAGGCCTACTGGGTATGCACCTTGATTGAGGAGTCAGACAAACTGCAGGCCCAGGCCGCCGAAGCCAGCTGGGCGCAACTCAAAGAGACCCTGCCCAATCTCAACATCGGCCTGGTCCACGGCCGCATGAAGCCCAAGGAAAAAGCCGAGGTCATGGCCGCCTTCAAAGCCGCCGAGCTGGACCTGCTGGTTGCCACCACCGTGATCGAAGTTGGGGTAGACGTGCCCAACGCGTCTTTGATGATTATCGAAAACGCCGAACGCCTCGGCCTTGCCCAACTCCACCAACTCCGAGGCCGGGTCGGCCGGGGCAGTCAGCAAAGTTTTTGCGTACTGCTCTACCAGGCACCCCTGTCCCGCAATGGCCGTCAGCGCCTGTCGGCACTGCGGGACAGCAACGACGGCTTTGTCATCGCCGAGCAAGACCTGCAACTGCGCGGCCCCGGCGAAGTGCTCGGCACCCGCCAGACTGGCCTAATGAGCTTTCGCATTGCCGATTTACAACGGGATGAAGACTTGCTCGATGGCGTCAAGGACGCAGCGGAGTGGTTGCTAAAGCAACGGCCGGAGCATGCCAAGCCATTGATTGAAAGATGGCTGTCGGATCGGACGTTGTATGCTTCGGTGTAG
- a CDS encoding NYN domain-containing protein translates to MNEDKQKIALFIDADNAPASKFEDILSEVAKYGVVTIRKAYGNWKKTSIKPWEDLLHEYAIQPVQQYDLSKGKNASDIALVIDAMDVMYTKNIDVMCFVSSDCDFTPMVTRALAEGKVVLGFGERKTPTPFVNACSKFLFLDDEPSSSEPNPAASKNLKSNTKLINLLRQAIDANADDDGWALLGPVGSHISNQTSFDTRNYGFKNLSSLFKAIDLFEMKRGPGSSFMVRDLRRGKSK, encoded by the coding sequence ATGAACGAAGACAAACAAAAAATCGCTCTCTTCATTGACGCCGATAATGCCCCCGCCAGCAAATTTGAGGATATTCTCAGCGAGGTGGCGAAGTATGGCGTGGTGACCATTCGCAAAGCCTATGGCAACTGGAAGAAGACCTCCATCAAGCCCTGGGAGGATTTACTCCATGAATATGCGATCCAGCCAGTCCAGCAGTATGATTTGTCCAAAGGAAAGAACGCGTCAGATATCGCGCTAGTAATTGATGCGATGGATGTGATGTACACCAAAAATATTGACGTGATGTGCTTTGTATCATCGGATTGCGATTTTACGCCAATGGTCACTCGGGCATTAGCGGAGGGGAAGGTAGTGCTGGGCTTTGGCGAAAGGAAAACACCCACACCTTTTGTGAATGCTTGCTCTAAGTTCTTATTTTTGGATGACGAGCCAAGTTCAAGCGAACCAAACCCGGCTGCGTCAAAGAATTTAAAATCCAATACAAAGCTGATCAATCTGCTGCGCCAAGCCATTGATGCCAATGCTGACGATGACGGCTGGGCCCTGCTCGGCCCGGTAGGGTCGCATATTTCCAACCAAACCTCTTTCGACACCAGAAACTATGGCTTCAAGAATTTAAGCAGCTTGTTCAAAGCCATAGACCTTTTTGAAATGAAACGCGGCCCCGGCAGTTCATTTATGGTTCGAGACCTGCGTAGAGGCAAATCTAAATAA
- a CDS encoding VOC family protein — MNQHETLNYVEFAAVDLSATKAFFSKAFDWSFVDYGENYTAFSGQGLDGGFFRANMFSSTENGAALLVFYSNDLEATLNKVCLAGGRIIKPVFTFPGGRRFHFTEPSGNEFAVWSDQRV, encoded by the coding sequence ATGAACCAACACGAAACCCTGAACTATGTGGAGTTCGCTGCGGTGGACCTTTCCGCAACTAAGGCATTCTTCAGCAAGGCCTTTGATTGGAGCTTTGTGGACTACGGCGAGAACTACACTGCCTTTTCTGGCCAGGGGCTGGATGGCGGTTTCTTTCGGGCCAATATGTTTTCGTCTACCGAGAATGGCGCAGCGTTGCTGGTGTTTTACAGCAACGATCTGGAGGCTACGCTGAACAAGGTGTGCCTGGCGGGCGGTCGCATTATCAAGCCGGTGTTTACCTTTCCCGGTGGTCGTCGCTTTCACTTTACCGAGCCCAGCGGCAACGAGTTTGCGGTGTGGTCTGATCAGCGGGTATAA
- a CDS encoding zinc ribbon domain-containing protein YjdM, whose product MSLPPCPKCESEFTYEDRQLIICPECAYEWSPAEAAAAEADAAIKDANGNPLTDGDTVTVIKDLKVKGSSLVVKVGTKVKNIRLVDGDHDIDCKIDGIGAMKLKSEFVKKV is encoded by the coding sequence ATGAGCTTGCCGCCCTGCCCCAAATGCGAATCTGAATTTACCTACGAAGACCGCCAGCTGATTATCTGTCCCGAATGCGCCTACGAGTGGTCACCCGCCGAGGCAGCTGCAGCCGAGGCCGATGCGGCCATCAAAGATGCCAACGGCAATCCGCTGACCGATGGCGATACCGTGACAGTGATTAAAGACCTGAAGGTGAAGGGCTCGTCTCTGGTGGTGAAGGTGGGCACCAAGGTGAAAAACATTCGCCTGGTGGATGGCGACCACGATATCGACTGCAAGATAGACGGTATTGGCGCCATGAAGCTGAAGTCGGAATTTGTGAAAAAGGTGTAG